The window GCGGGAAAGCTTGGCCTGCTCGATCTTCTCGGAGAGGAGGACGGTACAGACAATGAGGAAAATAATCATGATGAGCATGGGCAGGGCGTCGCGCAGCAAAAAGGTCAGGAGGCCGCGCCTCGGGCCTTCTTTCACGGCAACCCGTTCTTGGAGCTCTCGGTGGTCAGGTCGCGTTGTCATGGATGTTCCTTTCCCTCAATAAACAAACTCATCAAAAGGGATGAGAAAACCTCGTAGCAGATTGAAAAGCAAGGACCCTGCCAACTCGAAAAGGCCGGCTAACCCCCGGGATTCAGTGGAAAACAACTCACGGACAACCGCCTCTTGCGTCCCTCAACTGTCGGTTTTTTTGACACTTGTGTTAAAAAAGCCATACAGATGAGACCACCTCCCCCGCTTCAGGATTGTCCTTTTGCCTCCGCACTCCCTCCCTCATCGAGGCGCAAGTTGGCGGCGGCGAAAAACTCCGTCAGCGCCCCTTCGTCCAGCACCTCTTCGACCAGCAGTCGTTCGGCCAATTGCTCCAGCACCGGCCGATTCCATTCCAGCAGGTTTTCGGCCCGGCGCTCGGCTTGCCGGGACAACGCCTCGATCTCTTTGTCGATCAGCCGGGCGGTCTCTTCGCTGAAAGTCGTTTCCGTCGCCAACTTGCGCCCAAGGAAGGGATGCTCCACCCCCCGCTCCAAACTGACCGGCCCCAGCCGTTCGCTCATCCCCCACTGGCAGACCATCTTCTCGGCGAGGTCCGTGACCTGCTTCAGATCGCTCTGCGCCCCGGTGGAATATTCGCCGAAAATTAGCTTTTCGGCGGCGCGGCCGCCGAGGCTGATGGCCAGGCGATCCGTCAGATAGCCGTAGCGGTAATGATAACGGTCGTCGGCGGGGAGTTGCAGGGTCACGCCAAGAGCCTGCCCCCGGGGGATGATGGTGACCTTGTGGATCGGGTCGCTCCCCGGCAGGCACTTGGCCACCAGGGCGTGGCCGGCTTCGTGAATGGCGGTGATGCGCTTTTCCTCGTCGGAGAGATAGAGCTTGCGCTCCAGCCCCAGCAGATGACGGTCCTTGGCCTTATCCAGGTGTTCGTTGCCGATCGCCTCGGCCTGCTCGCGTCCGGCGATGAGCGCCGCCTCGTTCATCACCGCCTCCAGATCGGCGCCGACCATCCCCGGCGTCCCCTTGGCCAACGGCGTCAGGTCGACATCCTCGGCCAGCTTGACCTTGCGGGCGTGGACCTTGAGGATTTCCAGGCGGTCGCGCCAGTCGGGACGCTCCACCACGACTTGGCGGTCGAAGCGCCCCGGCCGCAGCAGCGCCGTATCGAGCACGTCCGGGCGGTTGGTGGCGGCGAGCACGATCACTTCCTGATGGGGCTCGAAGCCGTCGAGCTCGGACAGGAGCTGGTTAAGGGTCTGTTCCCGCTCGTCGTTGCCGCCCCCCAAACCCGCCCCCCGGGACCGGCCGACGGCATCCAACTCGTCGATGAAAATGATGGCCGGGGCGCTCTTTTTGGCGTTCTCGAAGAGGTCCCGCACCCGACTGGCGCCGACGCCGACGAACATCTCAATAAACTGGGAGGCGGAAATGGTGAAAAACGGTACCTCGGCCTCGCCGGCCACGGCCCGGGCCAGCAGCGTTTTGCCGGTTCCCGGCGGGCCGACCAGCAGAATGCCGCGCGGCACCTTGCCGCCAAGGCGGCTGAAATGCCGGGGATCGCGCAGGTAGGCGATGATTTCCCCCAACTCCTGCTTGGCCTCGGCGAGTCCGGCGACATCGTTGAAGGTGACGCGGGAGAGTTGCTGACTGTAGAGTTTCGCCCCGGAACGGCGGAACTGACCGAAGAGCCCGCCGCCCGGCCCGTTCGACTCGCGCATGCGCTTGAGGACAAAAACCCAGACGCCGATGATCAACACCCAGGGGAGCAGGGAGATCAGCAGCGAGGCCCAAAAGGTCGGCTTTTCGCTCGCCTGCGCCTCGAGTTCCACGCCGTTTTTTTCCAGCAGCGGCAACAGTTCCGGATCGTCAACCGGTGGCAGCACCGTCTGGAAACGCAGGTAGGCGACGGGAGCCATGCCTTCATCAGCAGGAATCTCCACGGCATCGCGGAAGTTGCCCGTCACCCGTTCGCCACTCATCCGCACGCTCGCCACCCGGTCGCGGGCGAGTTCCGCCTTGAAGCGGCTGTAAGACAAATCGGCGACCGGTTCCTGCTGGGGAGCGAAGAGCAGCATGTAGGCAAAATTCACCGCCAGCATCAGAACCATCAAGAGCAGCAACCGTTGCCAGGGATCATTGAGTTTCGCATTCGCCATGATCAACCGCTCCTTTCCAACCGGTGTTCCTGAACAAGATTAACAGGCCTCGGAGAAAAGTCGTCCCGGCAGCAAAAAAGGGAGACCGAAACGGCCCCCTTTTTTGCTGAATCCTTCCTATTGCCTCAACCGACCGCCAAAAGTCCGGGATGCAGTCCGGTCAGACAGCGCCCGCCGGTGGGGGTAACGACGAAGGTATTTTCGGTGCCGACCATGCCGATGCCGGCGATCCCCTTTTTCGGTTCGACGGCCAGGACCATGTTTTCCTGCAGCGGCTCGTCGAAGCCCTTGGCCAGCACCGGCCATTCGTCGATGTGCAGGCCGATGCCGTGGCCGAGAAACCGCGCCTGGCGCGTGCCGAAGCCCATGAATCCGTCGAGGAATTCCGGTTCCAGCGCGCCGGTGATTTGCGCGTAGATTTCCGAGGGAATCGCGCCGGGCTTGAGCAGCGCGGCAACAGCGGTCTCGATCTCGATGCATCGCCGGTGGATGCGCACCGCCTCCTCGGGCAGTTGGCCACGATAGACGTAGGTCAGGGTTTTGTCCGTGTGGTAGCCGTCGACCCCGCAACCGATGTCGACGAAAACCAGATCGCCGGGACGCAGAAGCCGCTTCCGGCTGCCGAGCAGGGGCACCGCCGGGCTCATGCCGTAGTTGCCGCCGGGGCCGTCGAAGGAAGTGGGATAGATCGAGCTTTCGCCGAAACAGATGTGGCCGAGAAGGATTTCCGTCTCGTACATGCCGAAACGGGCCAGGCCGTGATGGCCTTCGCGGATCATCGCCCCATAGAGCTCTCCGGCGAATTCGGCTTCGCTGATCCCTTCCCGCAGCAGTTCGGGGACGCGTTCTTCGAGGATGCGCTGGTGGATACGGCCCGACTCTTCCATGCGTTCCAGCTCATAGGCGCTTTTCACCGCCCGCGTCGCCGCCAGGGAAAGATCAGCGGAAGCGCTCCGGGCAAAGCCAAAATGCTTGTTGAAGCGCTCGTAAACCGCCAGCGGCACGCGCTCGCTTTCAAGATGGACGGTATCGGGGAGCGCTCCCATGGCGGCGGCCGCGTCGCGAAAGCTGGTCATCGGCCGGATGTCGCCGAATTCCGATTCATTCAGGGCGCGCTCCAAGCTGCGCCGCACCCAGTAGACGGCGGCGCCGCTGCGGGGTACGAGGAGGACGGCATCCTGCATGGTGCCGGTGAGATAGAACTGGTTGATCTTGCCGAAGACCGCCAGCAGCCGCCACTCGGGGCTATCGTGGTCGAGGCGGGCACGCAACGCCGCCAGGCGCCGTTCCAGTTCGGCGCGGGGAACTTTCTGAAACATGGGCATTCTCCTTGATAAAATCGCAATCCGTCAAATCACCCCTCCGCCGACATCGTACACCAGAGAATGGCTTTCGCAAAGTCGGAGCATGGTCCGAGAAGGGAAATCCCTTGCCGCTCCCGCCTGTTTACGCGGCCGTCACCGACATTGAATTTACAGCGCCGGCGACAAACAAAACGCCGCTTCAGGGATTAAACCCCTGGGCAGCGTTTGGCGTTATGAGTGAAGAAAGCAAGACAGCCGAAATGGGTGCGAACCGACTGAGCCTGAAGTAAATTGAATCTGCCGGGCAACAACTCCACTTAAAAGTGAAACAATACTTGCTCCCACCACGGGATCGTGGGTATAATAACTTCCATGCGCATCATCTCCCGTAAAACCCTCCGAGAATTTTGGGGCCAGCATCCGGATGCGCGGCAACCATTACAGGCGTGGTATGACGATGCTAAACATGCCGACTGGCATTCACCGGCGGATATCAAAAATGTTTACCGCAATGCCAGCTTTCTGGCTGACAACCGAGTCGTATTCAACATCAAGGGGAACACTTACCGACTTATCGTAGCCGTCCAGTACGCTCATGGCCTGCTGTATATCCGCTTTGTCGGCACCCATCGGGACTATGACAAAATCGACGCAAGAACGATCTGAACGGAGAAATTCAGATGGAAATCAAACCCATAAAAAATGAGGCCGATTATCAGGCAGCTCTTGAAGAGATTGAACGACTGTTCGACGCCGCGCCAGATACGCGGGAAGGGGACAGGCTTGAGGTATTGTCCACTCTTGTCGATGCCTACGAAGAAAAGTATTACAGCCTCCCCCTGCCCAACCCGATCGAGGCCATCCTGTATCACATGGAAAGCCGGGGCCTTTCGCGTCGCGACCTTGAACCTCATATCGGCAGTCGCGCCCGTGTCTCCGAGGTACTGAACCGAAAGCGTCCATTAAC of the Desulfuromonas acetexigens genome contains:
- the ftsH gene encoding ATP-dependent zinc metalloprotease FtsH, whose translation is MANAKLNDPWQRLLLLMVLMLAVNFAYMLLFAPQQEPVADLSYSRFKAELARDRVASVRMSGERVTGNFRDAVEIPADEGMAPVAYLRFQTVLPPVDDPELLPLLEKNGVELEAQASEKPTFWASLLISLLPWVLIIGVWVFVLKRMRESNGPGGGLFGQFRRSGAKLYSQQLSRVTFNDVAGLAEAKQELGEIIAYLRDPRHFSRLGGKVPRGILLVGPPGTGKTLLARAVAGEAEVPFFTISASQFIEMFVGVGASRVRDLFENAKKSAPAIIFIDELDAVGRSRGAGLGGGNDEREQTLNQLLSELDGFEPHQEVIVLAATNRPDVLDTALLRPGRFDRQVVVERPDWRDRLEILKVHARKVKLAEDVDLTPLAKGTPGMVGADLEAVMNEAALIAGREQAEAIGNEHLDKAKDRHLLGLERKLYLSDEEKRITAIHEAGHALVAKCLPGSDPIHKVTIIPRGQALGVTLQLPADDRYHYRYGYLTDRLAISLGGRAAEKLIFGEYSTGAQSDLKQVTDLAEKMVCQWGMSERLGPVSLERGVEHPFLGRKLATETTFSEETARLIDKEIEALSRQAERRAENLLEWNRPVLEQLAERLLVEEVLDEGALTEFFAAANLRLDEGGSAEAKGQS
- a CDS encoding M24 family metallopeptidase: MFQKVPRAELERRLAALRARLDHDSPEWRLLAVFGKINQFYLTGTMQDAVLLVPRSGAAVYWVRRSLERALNESEFGDIRPMTSFRDAAAAMGALPDTVHLESERVPLAVYERFNKHFGFARSASADLSLAATRAVKSAYELERMEESGRIHQRILEERVPELLREGISEAEFAGELYGAMIREGHHGLARFGMYETEILLGHICFGESSIYPTSFDGPGGNYGMSPAVPLLGSRKRLLRPGDLVFVDIGCGVDGYHTDKTLTYVYRGQLPEEAVRIHRRCIEIETAVAALLKPGAIPSEIYAQITGALEPEFLDGFMGFGTRQARFLGHGIGLHIDEWPVLAKGFDEPLQENMVLAVEPKKGIAGIGMVGTENTFVVTPTGGRCLTGLHPGLLAVG
- a CDS encoding type II toxin-antitoxin system HigB family toxin, coding for MRIISRKTLREFWGQHPDARQPLQAWYDDAKHADWHSPADIKNVYRNASFLADNRVVFNIKGNTYRLIVAVQYAHGLLYIRFVGTHRDYDKIDARTI
- a CDS encoding helix-turn-helix domain-containing protein, with product MEIKPIKNEADYQAALEEIERLFDAAPDTREGDRLEVLSTLVDAYEEKYYSLPLPNPIEAILYHMESRGLSRRDLEPHIGSRARVSEVLNRKRPLTMEMIRNLHSGLGIPAEVLIQPYPTLKDAA